One genomic window of Biomphalaria glabrata chromosome 9, xgBioGlab47.1, whole genome shotgun sequence includes the following:
- the LOC106074614 gene encoding neurotensin receptor type 2-like, whose product MPENDTIGVTLGSSLDNLVISLVEGYHKITSDEAKEALETIFFFLFSGVISFVGAIANIINIIVFVKQGFSETVNITLLGLAISDLGSLITLIWMSVCFSPWFRQSPHIPFDAKDIQYLTAGWPHVCFARITSWITAFITFERCLCIAQPLRVKQIITPRRTAYTIVSIFIAMFVCVAPVFCVIGIGRKNFPDRNVTLMGLVYASNGPNVENISFSITVFAQLSSFAIVIVCTVILVRNLMQKSKWRQTATTSELAAGNKNALSTRDKKVVVMVTFISSIFIACFLPSAMNLILMIHYSPDYSVVGREQNTFLVSWSIMNTLEACNSTLGIFVYYHMSSKFKKELLALFGKEKDLSDKVDS is encoded by the exons ATGCCAGAAAATGACACAATTGGCGTCACTCTTGGCAGCAGCCTAGACAACTTGGTTATCTCTCTTGTGGAAGGTTACCACAAGATCACGAGTGATGAGGCCAAGGAAGCTCTggaaactattttctttttccttttctccGGAGTCATTAGTTTTGTCGGCGCTATAGCAAACATCATTAATATAATCGTTTTTGTTAAACAG GGTTTCAGCGAGACAGTTAACATTACACTTCTGGGTCTGGCGATCTCGGACTTAGGTTCACTGATCACTTTGATTTGGATGAGTGTCTGTTTTAGCCCGTGGTTCAGACAGTCTCCACACATTCCGTTTGACGCCAAGGACATTCAATACTTGACCGCAG gatggCCTCACGTCTGTTTCGCAAGGATTACAAGCTGGATTACAGCTTTCATTACCTTCGAGAGATGCCTCTGCATTGCCCAGCCCCTCAGAGTCAAACAAATTATCACTCCGCGAAGAACTGCTTACACCATCGTCTCCATCTTCATCGCCATGTTCGTGTGCGTCGCTCCCGTTTTCTGCGTCATCGGCATCGGCCGGAAGAACTTCCCAGACCGCAACGTCACCCTGATGGGACTCGTGTACGCCAGCAACGGCCCGAACGTGGAAAACATCTCTTTCTCCATCACTGTCTTTGCCCAGCTCAGCTCTTTCGCAATCGTCATCGTCTGCACTGTCATCCTTGTGCGAAACCTGATGCAGAAATCAAAATGGCGCCAGACTGCCACAACCAGCGAGCTTGCGGCTGGGAACAAGAACGCGCTCTCCACGCGCGATAAGAAGGTGGTTGTCATGGTGACGTTTATTTCCTCCATCTTCATTGCCTGCTTTTTGCCAAGTGCCATGAATCTTATCCTGATGATTCACTATTCTCCTGACTACAGCGTAGTTGGCAGGGAACAGAACACGTTCCTTGTTTCCTGGTCGATCATGAATACTCTCGAGGCCTGCAATAGCACGTTGGGCATATTTGTCTATTACCACATGAGctcgaaatttaaaaaagaattattggCCTTGTTTGGTAAAGAAAAGGATCTGTCTGATAAAGTTGACTCCTAG